A stretch of Pseudomonas sp. 7SR1 DNA encodes these proteins:
- the apbC gene encoding iron-sulfur cluster carrier protein ApbC yields MSAVNRATVEAVLRQYTDPYLNQDPVSAGCVRDIDVQGDRVNVRLEIGYAADLFKGGWAQMLQMAIEALDGVTSAKVEITSVIAPHKAQAQVPGLANVKNVIAVASGKGGVGKSTTAANLALALAREGAKVGMLDADIYGPSQGIMFGIAEGTRPQVKDQKWFVPIQSHGVEVMSMAFLTDDNTPMVWRGPMVSGALLQLVTQTAWGDLDYLVIDMPPGTGDIQLTLAQKVPVAGAVIVTTPQDLALLDARKGVEMFRKVNIPVLGVVENMAVHICSNCGHAEHLFGEGGGEKLANQYGVELLASLPLSMLIREQSDGGKPTVIAEPESQIAMVYQELARHVGARIVLQEAAMPSMPNITVSDD; encoded by the coding sequence ATGAGCGCCGTCAATCGCGCAACGGTGGAAGCCGTCCTTCGCCAATACACCGACCCCTACCTGAACCAGGATCCGGTCAGCGCCGGATGTGTGCGCGATATCGACGTGCAAGGCGATCGCGTCAACGTTCGATTGGAGATCGGCTATGCCGCCGACCTGTTCAAGGGCGGTTGGGCGCAGATGCTGCAGATGGCGATCGAGGCCCTGGACGGGGTGACGAGCGCCAAGGTCGAAATCACCAGTGTGATCGCCCCCCACAAGGCCCAGGCGCAGGTTCCTGGTCTGGCGAACGTCAAGAATGTCATTGCCGTGGCCTCGGGCAAGGGCGGTGTGGGCAAATCCACCACCGCCGCCAACCTGGCCCTGGCCCTCGCCCGGGAAGGGGCGAAGGTCGGCATGCTGGATGCGGACATCTATGGACCGAGCCAGGGCATCATGTTCGGCATTGCCGAGGGCACCCGGCCGCAGGTCAAGGACCAGAAATGGTTCGTACCGATCCAGTCCCACGGCGTGGAAGTCATGTCCATGGCGTTCCTCACCGACGACAACACGCCGATGGTCTGGCGCGGACCGATGGTGTCCGGTGCCTTGCTGCAACTGGTGACGCAGACCGCCTGGGGCGACCTGGACTACCTGGTGATCGACATGCCGCCCGGCACTGGCGATATCCAGCTGACCCTTGCACAGAAAGTCCCGGTGGCCGGTGCGGTGATCGTCACCACCCCACAGGACCTGGCACTGCTGGACGCCCGCAAGGGGGTGGAGATGTTCCGCAAGGTGAACATCCCGGTGCTGGGCGTGGTGGAGAACATGGCCGTGCACATCTGTTCGAACTGCGGGCATGCGGAACATCTGTTCGGCGAAGGTGGCGGCGAGAAACTGGCGAACCAGTACGGCGTCGAGCTGTTGGCTTCGTTGCCGCTGTCCATGCTGATCCGCGAACAATCCGATGGTGGCAAGCCGACTGTCATTGCCGAGCCGGAAAGCCAGATCGCCATGGTCTACCAGGAACTGGCCCGTCACGTGGGCGCGCGGATCGTCCTGCAGGAAGCGGCGATGCCGTCGATGCCGAACATTACCGTCAGCGACGACTGA
- a CDS encoding SDR family oxidoreductase — MQLTDKVIIITGGCQGLGRSMAEYFADKGAKLALVDLNQEKLDQAVAACKARGVEARAYLCNVANEEQVSDMVARVAEDFGAIHGLINNAGILRDGLLLKVKDGEMTKMSLAQWQAVIDVNLTGVFLCTREVAAKMVELKNSGAIINISSISRAGNIGQTNYSAAKAGVAAATVTWAKELARYGIRVAGIAPGFIETEMTLGMKPEALERMTSAIPLRRMGRPEEIAHSAAYIFENDYYTGRILEMDGGLRM; from the coding sequence ATGCAACTCACCGACAAAGTAATCATTATCACCGGCGGTTGCCAGGGTCTGGGCCGCTCCATGGCCGAGTATTTCGCCGACAAAGGCGCAAAGCTCGCCCTGGTGGACCTCAATCAGGAAAAACTCGACCAGGCGGTTGCCGCCTGCAAGGCCAGGGGCGTCGAGGCCCGCGCCTACCTGTGCAACGTCGCCAATGAAGAACAGGTCAGCGACATGGTCGCCCGGGTGGCCGAAGATTTCGGAGCGATCCACGGGCTGATCAACAACGCCGGGATCCTGCGTGACGGCTTGCTGCTCAAGGTCAAGGACGGCGAAATGACCAAGATGAGCCTGGCCCAGTGGCAGGCAGTGATCGATGTGAACCTTACGGGGGTGTTTCTGTGCACCCGCGAGGTGGCCGCGAAGATGGTCGAACTGAAGAACAGCGGTGCCATCATCAATATTTCCTCGATTTCCCGGGCGGGCAATATCGGCCAGACCAACTATTCGGCCGCCAAGGCCGGCGTGGCAGCCGCTACCGTGACCTGGGCCAAGGAACTGGCGCGCTACGGTATCCGTGTGGCCGGCATCGCACCGGGCTTTATCGAGACAGAGATGACCCTGGGCATGAAACCCGAGGCGCTGGAGAGAATGACCAGCGCCATTCCCCTGAGACGCATGGGCAGGCCTGAAGAGATCGCCCATTCGGCGGCCTATATCTTCGAGAACGACTACTACACCGGCCGCATTCTGGAGATGGATGGCGGGTTGCGGATGTAG
- a CDS encoding HugZ family pyridoxamine 5'-phosphate oxidase codes for MSVDVAKHARELLLKEYRGMLSTHSKSMPGFPFGSVVPYCLDEQGRPLILISRIAQHTHNLQKDPKCSMLVGERGAEDVQAVGRLTYLAEAQKLEDSAAIEAAAERYYRYFPESRNYHQAHDFDFWVLSPVRHRYIGGFGAIHWIDRITLANPFAGKAEASMIEHMNADHAKAIAHYVELANLPRTEPAQLVGIDSEGMHLRIGQGLHWLAFQAPCNTPTQVREALVYLAHAEQWPKNAEADA; via the coding sequence TTGAGCGTTGACGTTGCCAAGCATGCACGAGAATTGCTGCTCAAGGAATACCGTGGAATGCTCTCCACCCATTCCAAGTCCATGCCCGGCTTTCCGTTCGGTTCCGTGGTGCCTTACTGCCTGGACGAGCAGGGCCGGCCGCTGATCCTGATCAGCCGCATCGCCCAGCACACCCATAACCTGCAAAAAGACCCCAAATGCTCGATGCTGGTGGGCGAACGGGGAGCCGAGGACGTGCAGGCCGTGGGGCGCCTGACCTATCTGGCCGAGGCGCAAAAGCTCGAAGACAGCGCAGCCATCGAGGCCGCCGCCGAGCGCTATTACCGCTACTTCCCCGAGTCGCGGAACTACCACCAGGCCCACGATTTCGATTTCTGGGTGCTCAGCCCGGTGCGCCACCGCTATATCGGTGGCTTCGGCGCCATTCACTGGATCGACCGGATTACGCTTGCGAACCCCTTCGCTGGCAAGGCGGAGGCGAGCATGATCGAGCACATGAATGCCGATCATGCCAAGGCCATTGCTCATTATGTGGAATTGGCCAATCTTCCCAGGACCGAGCCGGCGCAACTGGTAGGCATCGACAGTGAAGGCATGCACCTGCGCATCGGCCAAGGACTGCATTGGCTGGCGTTCCAGGCACCTTGCAACACGCCGACACAAGTACGCGAAGCCTTGGTTTATCTGGCTCACGCCGAACAATGGCCAAAAAATGCAGAGGCCGACGCTTGA
- a CDS encoding FxsA family protein, producing the protein MRPFLLLFLLFPVLELFVFVKVSGAIGFFPALLLVILGSMLGVFVLRIAGLATALRARESLNRGELPAQTMLEGLMLALGGGLLILPGFISDVLGLIMLLPFTRRMLANKMRQRAEEQAMRQRAFSDDLQPRGGPAPREPLGREPNVIEGEFEHRDSK; encoded by the coding sequence ATGCGCCCTTTTTTGTTGCTCTTCCTGCTATTCCCGGTGCTGGAGCTGTTTGTATTCGTCAAGGTCAGCGGTGCGATCGGGTTTTTCCCGGCCCTCTTGCTGGTGATTCTCGGCTCCATGCTCGGCGTATTCGTATTGCGTATCGCCGGTCTCGCCACGGCACTGCGTGCTCGTGAAAGCCTGAACCGTGGCGAACTGCCCGCCCAGACCATGCTCGAAGGCCTGATGCTGGCCTTGGGCGGTGGCCTGTTGATCCTGCCAGGCTTCATCAGCGATGTGCTGGGCCTGATCATGCTGTTGCCTTTCACCCGTCGGATGCTGGCCAACAAGATGCGCCAGCGTGCCGAAGAGCAGGCCATGCGCCAGCGTGCCTTTTCCGACGATCTACAGCCTCGTGGCGGCCCGGCACCGCGGGAGCCCCTGGGCCGAGAGCCGAACGTGATCGAAGGCGAGTTCGAACACCGCGACTCCAAGTAG
- a CDS encoding co-chaperone GroES, translating into MKLRPLHDRVVIRRSEEEKKTAGGIVLPGSAAEKANHGEVLAVGPGKALENGEVRAPAVKVGDKVVFGPYSGSNTVKVDGEDLLVMSENEILAVIEG; encoded by the coding sequence ATGAAGCTTCGTCCTCTGCATGACCGCGTCGTCATCCGTCGCAGCGAAGAAGAGAAGAAAACCGCTGGCGGTATCGTCCTGCCAGGTTCGGCTGCTGAAAAAGCCAACCACGGTGAAGTTCTCGCTGTAGGCCCAGGCAAGGCACTGGAAAACGGTGAAGTACGTGCGCCGGCCGTGAAAGTGGGTGACAAGGTTGTGTTCGGCCCTTACTCCGGCAGCAACACTGTGAAAGTCGACGGCGAAGACCTGCTGGTAATGAGCGAGAACGAAATCCTCGCTGTTATCGAAGGCTGA
- the groL gene encoding chaperonin GroEL (60 kDa chaperone family; promotes refolding of misfolded polypeptides especially under stressful conditions; forms two stacked rings of heptamers to form a barrel-shaped 14mer; ends can be capped by GroES; misfolded proteins enter the barrel where they are refolded when GroES binds), with the protein MAAKEVKFGDSARKKMLTGVNVLADAVKATLGPKGRNVIIEKSFGAPTITKDGVSVAKEIELEDRFENMGAQLVKDVASRANDDAGDGTTTATVLAQSIVNEGLKAVAAGMNPMDLKRGIDKATIAIVKELKGLSKPCADSKAIAQVGTISANSDNSIGDIIAEAMEKVGKEGVITVEEGSGLENELSVVEGMQFDRGYLSPYFVNKPDTMVAELESPLILLVDKKISNIREMLPVLEAVAKAGRPLLIVAEDVEGEALATLVVNNMRGIVKVAAVKAPGFGDRRKAMLQDIAVLTGGTVISEEIGLSLESTTLEHLGNAKRVTLSKENTIIVDGAGVQGDIEARIAQIRAQVAETSSDYDREKLQERLAKLSGGVAVIKVGAGSEVEMKEKKARVEDALHATRAAVEEGVVPGGGVALIRALEALTQLKGDNADQDVGIAVLRRAVEAPLRQIVANSGDEPSVVVDKVKNGEGSFGYNAATGEYGDMIEMGILDPTKVTRSALQAAASIGGLILTTEAAVADAPKKEGAAGGGMPDMGGMGGMGGMM; encoded by the coding sequence ATGGCTGCTAAAGAAGTTAAATTCGGCGACTCCGCCCGCAAGAAAATGCTCACCGGTGTCAATGTCCTGGCTGACGCAGTAAAAGCGACCCTGGGCCCGAAAGGCCGTAACGTGATCATCGAGAAAAGCTTCGGCGCTCCGACCATCACCAAGGACGGCGTTTCCGTAGCCAAGGAAATCGAACTCGAAGATCGTTTCGAAAACATGGGCGCGCAGCTGGTCAAGGACGTTGCCTCCCGTGCCAACGATGACGCGGGCGACGGCACCACCACCGCCACCGTTCTGGCTCAGTCGATCGTCAACGAAGGCCTGAAGGCTGTCGCTGCCGGCATGAACCCGATGGACCTCAAGCGCGGTATCGACAAGGCCACCATCGCCATCGTCAAGGAGCTCAAGGGCCTGTCCAAGCCTTGCGCTGACTCCAAGGCGATTGCCCAGGTCGGCACCATCTCTGCCAACTCCGACAACTCCATCGGTGACATCATCGCTGAAGCCATGGAAAAAGTCGGTAAAGAAGGCGTGATCACCGTCGAAGAAGGTTCGGGCCTGGAAAACGAACTGTCGGTTGTCGAAGGCATGCAGTTCGACCGCGGCTACCTGTCCCCGTACTTCGTCAACAAGCCAGACACCATGGTTGCCGAGCTGGAAAGCCCGCTGATCCTGCTGGTGGACAAAAAGATCTCCAACATCCGCGAAATGCTGCCGGTGCTGGAAGCCGTTGCCAAAGCTGGCCGTCCACTGCTGATCGTGGCCGAAGACGTCGAAGGCGAAGCCCTGGCGACCCTGGTCGTGAACAACATGCGTGGCATCGTCAAGGTCGCGGCCGTCAAGGCTCCAGGCTTCGGCGACCGTCGCAAGGCCATGCTGCAGGACATCGCCGTCCTGACTGGCGGTACCGTAATCTCCGAAGAGATCGGCCTGAGCCTGGAAAGCACGACCCTGGAGCACCTGGGTAATGCCAAGCGCGTGACCCTGTCCAAGGAAAACACCATCATCGTCGACGGTGCTGGCGTACAAGGCGACATCGAAGCGCGTATCGCACAGATCCGTGCCCAGGTTGCCGAAACTTCCTCGGACTACGACCGTGAAAAACTGCAAGAGCGTCTGGCCAAGCTGTCCGGCGGCGTTGCGGTGATCAAGGTTGGCGCCGGTTCCGAAGTCGAAATGAAAGAGAAGAAAGCCCGCGTTGAAGACGCCCTGCACGCTACCCGTGCAGCCGTTGAAGAAGGCGTGGTACCTGGCGGTGGCGTAGCCCTGATCCGTGCTCTGGAAGCATTGACCCAACTGAAAGGCGACAATGCCGATCAGGACGTTGGTATCGCTGTGCTGCGTCGCGCTGTTGAAGCGCCGCTGCGTCAGATCGTTGCCAACTCCGGCGACGAGCCAAGCGTTGTGGTCGACAAGGTCAAGAACGGCGAGGGCAGCTTCGGTTACAACGCTGCCACTGGCGAGTACGGCGACATGATCGAAATGGGCATCCTGGACCCAACCAAGGTGACCCGTTCGGCCCTGCAGGCCGCTGCTTCCATCGGCGGTCTGATCCTGACCACCGAAGCTGCGGTTGCTGATGCACCGAAGAAAGAAGGTGCAGCTGGCGGCGGCATGCCAGACATGGGCGGCATGGGTGGCATGGGCGGCATGATGTAA
- a CDS encoding IS110 family transposase yields MNTMTLLGIDIGKHSFHLHGQDAKGHQVLRKKTSRSQLLGTLAQLPACTVVMESCGGAHWLARQVEALGHEVKLIAPQYVKPFVKGNKNDFIDAEAICEAASRPAMRFCSIKTAEQQTLSALHRVRDSLIGHRTVATNQIHGFLLEFGISLPIGATALNRVPALLDDPQHPVPLRLKSVLMRLHRQIQQLNDEIKDIESDLKQQLKEDDAGNRLQSIPGIGPITASAVLADVGDASNYRSGRDFAASLGLVPRQYSTGGKTVLLGISKRGDKHIRQLLVQGARSVIQHIDKREDALGPWVRELLTRRHSNVVACALANKLARIVWAVLAKGGQYDPHPNA; encoded by the coding sequence ATGAACACGATGACGCTTCTCGGCATCGACATTGGTAAACACAGTTTCCATCTGCACGGCCAGGACGCCAAAGGTCATCAGGTTTTGCGCAAGAAAACCAGCCGCAGCCAATTGCTCGGCACATTGGCCCAACTGCCGGCCTGCACGGTGGTGATGGAGTCGTGTGGCGGTGCCCACTGGCTGGCTCGACAGGTTGAGGCATTGGGCCACGAGGTAAAACTGATTGCCCCGCAATACGTTAAGCCGTTCGTCAAAGGCAACAAAAACGACTTCATTGATGCCGAAGCGATTTGCGAGGCGGCGAGCCGCCCCGCGATGCGCTTCTGCTCGATTAAAACCGCAGAGCAACAAACGCTTTCAGCTTTGCATCGTGTCCGAGATTCCTTGATTGGCCATCGCACCGTCGCGACCAATCAGATTCATGGTTTTTTGCTGGAATTCGGGATCAGCCTGCCCATTGGCGCAACGGCGTTGAACCGCGTGCCAGCGCTGCTGGACGATCCACAACATCCGGTTCCATTGCGCCTAAAGAGCGTGTTGATGCGTCTTCATCGTCAAATCCAACAGCTGAATGATGAAATCAAGGACATCGAGTCCGACCTGAAACAGCAGTTGAAAGAAGACGATGCCGGAAATCGTTTGCAGAGTATTCCTGGCATCGGCCCAATCACCGCCAGTGCGGTATTGGCGGATGTGGGCGATGCGTCGAACTATCGAAGTGGACGCGATTTTGCCGCTTCGCTGGGGCTGGTGCCGAGGCAGTATTCGACGGGTGGGAAGACGGTGCTTCTGGGGATCAGCAAGCGTGGCGACAAGCACATCCGCCAATTGCTGGTACAGGGCGCGCGATCCGTTATTCAGCATATCGATAAGCGAGAGGACGCCTTGGGGCCTTGGGTTCGAGAGCTACTGACGCGTCGCCACTCCAATGTCGTCGCGTGTGCGCTAGCAAACAAACTGGCGCGAATCGTGTGGGCGGTACTGGCCAAAGGCGGCCAGTACGACCCACATCCGAACGCTTGA
- a CDS encoding phosphatase PAP2 family protein, whose amino-acid sequence MVHTAIRPASRPLNFRIALGVPAVVALILVLLEATTVDMELARLFYDPAGGGFIGRHSFFLEDILHDRAKQMVIGFSVLAILGFIGTFFVARLKPFKREMGCLVLSLALATSFVTPMKAVTAVQCPWSLKEFGGSEAYSELLSPRPATDKPGRCWPGGHAATGFTLFALFFALRDRRPRLARQTLVLAFALGTVFSVGRMMQGAHFFSHNVWTAVFCWLICLGCYYYILYRPASTNESVAEARPANA is encoded by the coding sequence ATGGTCCACACAGCCATCCGTCCCGCTTCCAGACCCTTGAATTTCCGGATCGCCCTGGGCGTGCCCGCCGTGGTTGCCCTGATTCTGGTGCTACTGGAGGCGACGACCGTGGACATGGAGCTGGCCAGGCTGTTCTACGACCCGGCCGGTGGTGGTTTCATCGGCCGGCACAGTTTTTTTCTGGAAGACATCCTGCATGACCGGGCCAAACAGATGGTCATCGGTTTTTCCGTGCTGGCGATCCTCGGTTTCATCGGCACGTTTTTCGTCGCCCGACTCAAACCCTTCAAACGCGAGATGGGCTGCCTGGTCTTATCCCTGGCCCTGGCGACTTCTTTCGTTACCCCGATGAAAGCCGTGACGGCGGTGCAATGTCCCTGGAGCCTGAAGGAATTTGGCGGCAGCGAAGCCTACAGTGAACTGCTGAGTCCTCGCCCTGCCACCGACAAGCCTGGCCGATGCTGGCCCGGCGGCCATGCGGCGACCGGCTTCACCTTGTTTGCGCTGTTCTTCGCCCTGCGCGACCGTCGCCCGCGCCTCGCCCGCCAGACGCTGGTATTGGCCTTCGCCCTGGGCACGGTGTTTTCTGTCGGTCGGATGATGCAGGGAGCACACTTCTTTTCCCACAATGTGTGGACGGCGGTGTTCTGCTGGCTGATTTGCCTGGGATGTTATTACTACATCCTGTACCGGCCAGCTTCCACAAATGAGTCGGTAGCCGAGGCGCGTCCCGCCAATGCCTGA
- the colR gene encoding two-component system response regulator ColR, which translates to MRILLVEDNRDILANLADYLGLKGYTVDCAQDGLSGLHLAATEHYDLIVLDIMLPGIDGYTLCKRLREDARRDTPVIMLTARDQLDDRLQGFKSGADDYLIKPFALSELAARIEAVMRRTQGGGRRALQVGDLSYDLDTLEVTREGKLLKLNPVGLKLLAVLMQKSPHVLRREILEEALWGDDCPDSDSLRSHVHQLRQVIDKPFDKPLLHTVHGVGYRLAEGRDGV; encoded by the coding sequence ATGCGAATTCTGTTGGTTGAAGACAACCGTGACATCCTGGCCAACCTGGCCGATTACCTGGGGCTCAAAGGCTATACCGTCGATTGCGCACAGGACGGTTTGTCGGGGTTGCATCTGGCCGCGACCGAGCACTACGACCTGATCGTGCTCGATATCATGCTGCCGGGGATCGACGGCTACACCTTGTGCAAGCGCCTGCGGGAAGATGCCCGGCGCGACACGCCCGTGATCATGCTCACGGCTCGCGACCAACTGGATGATCGCTTGCAAGGTTTCAAATCCGGGGCCGACGATTACCTGATCAAACCCTTTGCCCTGTCGGAACTGGCGGCACGGATCGAAGCCGTGATGCGTCGGACCCAGGGCGGCGGTCGGCGCGCCTTGCAGGTTGGCGACCTGAGCTACGACCTCGACACCCTGGAAGTGACACGCGAAGGCAAGCTGCTCAAGCTCAACCCGGTCGGCCTGAAGCTGCTGGCAGTACTGATGCAGAAGAGCCCCCACGTGTTGCGCCGGGAAATCCTCGAGGAAGCCTTGTGGGGCGACGACTGCCCGGACAGCGACAGCCTGCGCAGCCACGTTCACCAATTGCGCCAGGTGATCGACAAGCCTTTCGACAAACCCCTGCTGCATACCGTGCACGGCGTGGGTTATCGCCTGGCCGAGGGCCGAGATGGAGTTTAA
- a CDS encoding sensor histidine kinase — protein sequence MEFKQSLAQRIIIAFALMSALVAGAFAMGIVATVHLVEEKLISAGLGGDLQRLLLMDSVSDWSHRPEPDQLFYFSGGPGDFELPKDLRHLERGFHEVFREQLSYHAMVEIVDGRHYVLLQDQSDFEERERVLFAVVLVGFVLSLALAVFLGWVLARRVMAPVVRLAQQVRHRDQLLGLAPPLAPDYAADEVGELAVAFDATLGRLRQALTRERLFTSDVSHELRTPLMVLATSCELLLENPALDQRGRTQVERINRASEEMRELVQTFLMLARTQREDSGMSPRMTLGQVADNLIGLWRTPIESKGLELIFEPGHPPDTLYNATFLTAVMGNLLRNALHYTDQGFIRLTLNSSGFVVEDSGVGIPEEKREAMFEPFVRGNEKRGEGLGLGLSLVQRICENQGWTVSLSTMEPNGCHFEVDLNPQP from the coding sequence ATGGAGTTTAAGCAGAGCCTTGCCCAACGGATCATCATCGCTTTTGCACTGATGAGCGCGTTGGTGGCCGGAGCGTTCGCCATGGGCATCGTGGCGACGGTCCATCTGGTGGAAGAAAAGTTGATTTCCGCCGGGCTGGGAGGCGACCTGCAGCGCCTGTTGCTGATGGACAGCGTGTCGGACTGGAGCCATCGCCCGGAACCCGACCAGCTGTTCTACTTCAGTGGTGGCCCGGGCGACTTCGAGTTGCCCAAGGATCTGCGTCATCTGGAACGCGGTTTCCATGAAGTGTTCCGGGAGCAGTTGTCCTATCACGCCATGGTGGAGATCGTGGACGGTCGGCACTACGTGCTGCTGCAAGACCAGAGCGATTTCGAGGAGCGTGAACGGGTACTGTTCGCCGTGGTGCTGGTGGGGTTCGTGCTCAGCCTGGCGCTTGCAGTGTTCCTGGGTTGGGTCCTGGCTCGTCGGGTGATGGCGCCGGTGGTGCGCCTGGCCCAGCAAGTGCGCCATCGAGACCAGCTCCTCGGGCTCGCCCCGCCGTTGGCCCCCGATTATGCCGCCGATGAGGTGGGCGAACTTGCCGTGGCATTCGACGCCACGCTGGGGCGTTTGCGCCAGGCGTTGACGCGGGAACGGTTGTTCACCAGTGATGTGAGTCACGAGTTGCGCACTCCGTTGATGGTGCTGGCGACGTCCTGCGAGCTGTTGCTGGAGAACCCGGCCTTGGATCAACGCGGTCGCACCCAGGTCGAGCGTATCAACCGCGCCAGTGAAGAGATGCGTGAGCTGGTGCAGACCTTCCTGATGCTCGCCAGGACCCAGCGTGAAGACAGTGGCATGTCCCCTCGAATGACGCTGGGCCAAGTCGCCGATAACCTCATCGGGTTGTGGCGAACCCCGATCGAGTCCAAGGGCCTGGAACTGATCTTCGAGCCCGGGCATCCCCCCGATACCCTGTACAACGCGACATTCCTGACAGCCGTCATGGGCAACCTGTTGCGCAACGCCTTGCACTACACAGACCAGGGGTTCATTCGCCTCACGCTGAATTCCAGCGGGTTCGTGGTCGAGGACAGCGGGGTCGGTATTCCCGAGGAGAAGCGCGAGGCGATGTTCGAACCGTTCGTACGCGGCAACGAAAAACGCGGAGAAGGGCTTGGGTTGGGGCTGTCGCTGGTGCAGCGAATCTGTGAGAACCAGGGCTGGACGGTGAGCCTCAGCACCATGGAGCCTAACGGTTGCCATTTCGAAGTGGACTTGAATCCGCAGCCTTGA
- a CDS encoding class I SAM-dependent methyltransferase, protein MSNAIKLDFSEKYDEQHAQQYLHKHRDGLSRRLSHQRDEQLARRALALAGDPGLVLDLPCGAGRFWPLLAEKPNRVIIGADNSEAMLMTALKAQPTDVVKRVRPLHTSAFDIALPDNAVDSIFCMRLLHHIGEAAHRLAILREFQRVSRDSVIVSLWVDGNFKAWKRKRLERSRGQKDYQNRFVLPAATVEEEFRQTGFRIQERLDFLPLYAMWRVYVLRKR, encoded by the coding sequence ATGTCAAATGCCATCAAGCTCGATTTCTCTGAAAAGTACGACGAGCAGCATGCCCAGCAATACCTGCATAAACACCGTGACGGCTTGAGTCGGCGCCTTTCCCATCAGCGTGACGAGCAACTGGCCCGGCGGGCATTGGCGCTTGCGGGGGATCCTGGCCTGGTGCTGGATTTGCCATGTGGTGCCGGGCGTTTCTGGCCCTTGCTGGCGGAAAAACCTAATCGGGTCATCATCGGTGCGGACAATTCCGAGGCGATGCTCATGACGGCATTGAAGGCCCAGCCGACCGATGTCGTAAAACGGGTACGACCTTTGCACACATCTGCGTTCGACATTGCCTTGCCTGATAACGCCGTCGACAGCATTTTTTGCATGCGTTTGTTGCACCACATCGGTGAAGCCGCGCACCGACTGGCGATCCTGCGGGAATTCCAGCGTGTCAGTCGAGACAGCGTGATCGTTTCATTGTGGGTCGATGGCAATTTCAAGGCCTGGAAGCGCAAGCGCCTGGAACGTTCACGTGGGCAGAAAGACTACCAGAACAGATTTGTGTTACCGGCCGCTACAGTCGAGGAAGAATTCCGACAGACTGGGTTCCGTATTCAAGAACGATTGGATTTCCTACCGCTCTATGCCATGTGGCGAGTTTATGTATTACGCAAGAGGTAA
- a CDS encoding lipopolysaccharide kinase InaA family protein, producing MVAQAQEVPTVHLGNFDHFWNQQGEWVEAPNVRRGGESGVQRIHNDDGNLLYAKRQIGHVYRSFFHPFGRPTVLREQDALLALTRLDVGVPQIIFCGAQRDPVHKWRALLVTHALDGFVELEQWYAAGERERHGEALHERILQALAENLARMHKGRWQHGCLYMKHVFVRVSGEGEFAKAEVALLDLEKCRQRLTARSAASHDLKQLRRHSSFSESDWRKLVYFYEAAFGSAIKGL from the coding sequence ATGGTTGCGCAGGCGCAAGAGGTACCGACGGTTCACCTTGGCAATTTCGATCACTTCTGGAACCAGCAGGGGGAGTGGGTCGAAGCACCCAATGTGCGCCGTGGCGGTGAAAGCGGTGTGCAGCGGATCCACAATGATGACGGCAATCTACTGTACGCCAAGCGTCAGATCGGTCATGTGTACCGCAGCTTTTTCCATCCGTTTGGTCGGCCAACCGTACTGCGCGAGCAGGACGCGCTGCTGGCTCTGACTCGGCTGGACGTTGGCGTCCCCCAGATCATCTTTTGCGGCGCCCAGCGCGATCCGGTCCATAAATGGCGTGCACTGTTGGTGACCCATGCGTTGGATGGCTTCGTGGAGTTGGAACAGTGGTATGCCGCAGGCGAACGCGAGCGTCATGGCGAAGCGCTGCATGAGCGTATCCTCCAGGCATTGGCTGAGAACCTGGCTCGCATGCACAAAGGTCGCTGGCAACACGGCTGCCTCTATATGAAGCATGTGTTTGTGCGGGTCAGCGGCGAGGGCGAGTTTGCCAAGGCCGAGGTGGCCCTGTTGGACCTGGAGAAGTGCCGCCAGCGACTGACTGCCCGAAGTGCCGCCTCCCATGACTTGAAGCAGCTGCGTCGCCATTCGTCGTTCAGCGAGTCTGACTGGAGAAAACTCGTCTACTTTTATGAGGCGGCGTTTGGCAGCGCTATCAAAGGCTTATGA